The Anomalospiza imberbis isolate Cuckoo-Finch-1a 21T00152 chromosome 2, ASM3175350v1, whole genome shotgun sequence nucleotide sequence AAAACTCTGTATCTGATGGAATACCCAGACACAGCCTGGCTCTCAATTTCAGAACAAGCTTGAGCAtatgtgtttttatatttttaccgGTTTACGTGTCCTTTTGAGGTGCAGGTAGACCCGCTGGCCTGTTTTCTGATAGTGCTTTTCCACATACTGCTTCCCAAAGCCCAGGAACGTGTTCATGCAGATATACAAGCCGCCATCTGACTCCTGGAAGGAAGAAGGGACAAAACTGAAGGGAGGTGGTAAGGAATGGCATTCCAGATGCTAGGATAGGCATGGCAGACTAGTCATTATTTGTTAAGTCAGGGCCACAGCTCATTCCTACAGAGCAGCCACAAGCAGCTAGTAAGAAATAGGATGGcaagccccagcctggctgtcccAGAAGAACAGGTACTCCTGTCATGATGATGTATTTAAAAAACTATTTGTGTGTTCATTAATGGCAGGATGCTACCAAATCAGGAAAGCCTGAGTTTCCACAAGAGTTTATCTTGTAAAAGGCCCCCAGCACGCACAGTTTACAAGTTCAGAGCATGGTACAATCATTTCCAGCAAAACTGTGGCACCCTGTCCAAACGCGTGACTTCCAGTGCCATAGGGAATGCTGCCAAGCTACAGCGTGAGAAAGGTTGACTGGCCACGGTTTACTTTTGCTGTTGTGTCCAAAAGCCTATGAGCAGCTTGGAAACAGATACAGAATGCACCCCCaccatcccagcagcagctggaaaacacCACACTCATTCAGCAGATACTCTTTTCACATTGAAGGGGCAGGGAACCCAAATGCAGAGGCTGGAAAGGAGGGAGACCACTAAGACGCTTTCAGAAGCTGCTGGGACTGTGACGGAGTGGGCAGTGCAGGGTCAGGCATCACTGTGGAGCTCGGGGAGAGAAAGAGGGTCAGGATGCCATGTGCTGCTGCCTCGAAGGACCCGTATCTTCCAGCTGCAGCCCATTTCTGCCGGGCTAGGGCTCAGCCCGGACAGGCACCCGTGAAGAAGCTCAAGGGGCACCTCGCCCTCCCGCTGCCTCTGCCGCCCCTTAGGTCCACTTAGGCCGAGCAGGGGTAGCGCAGGGATGTCAGCGGGGTGGAGATGGCTGGAGAAGGGACCACTGCCATCTTAATGACACAGCACTGCCTCGCCCCCCGCCTGCTGGGCCACGCTGCGCGGCGAGGCCGGGGAGGTGGCTCAGACCCGGGCAGGGCGGGACCCCCGGCCCGCCCTCCCGCCGCCGAGGGCGGGCCCGGGACGCGCCCGATCCCCCGCCCCCCGCTGGACTACAAGTCCTGGCGGGCCCCCGCGCGGAGGGTTCGGGCTGGGGGCGCTCCCTCTCCAGGGAtgccggcgggccgggccgccgcTGATCGGGGCGAGAGCCCTGCCCACGCCCGCCCCGGCCTCAGAACTACAGCCCCCAGCGCGCAgccggcgggcggggcgcgcCGCGGGGCACGCCGGGCACAGTAGTCCGCGAGGGCCCTATGCGCCGCCCGGGAGCGACCGCCGCGGCCACCGGGGAACCACAAATCCCATGAGGCCCCGCGCGGGCTGCGCCCGGCTGGCGGCGGGGTGGGAGCCGGCCGCggcgggagcagcccgggacggcgggcgggccggcggcggggcgcgctTACCGGCGTGTCGAAGGAGAAGGCGCACTCGTCCTTGTGGACGCGGTCGCCGGCCTTGGGCACCCGGATGGACGGCAACACCGACAGCAGCGCCTCGCTCAGCTCCGCCATGACAGCGGCTCACCGCGGCACCGCCCACAGCCCCGCCCCGCCCAATCGCAGCCCAGCGCTGTCAGGCGGGTCCTAACCAATCGGCAGCGAGGCTGGAGGCCGGACTCGCCGTGCCGACCCGCCCGTTCGCCCAATCGCAATCGCCCTCCGGCCATCGCGGGAGGCGGTACCGGGCTCCTCGACCAATAACGACGTAGTGAGGGGCGAGGGGGCGGGTCTGTCTCGGAAGATTGACAGCGGGGCGAGGCGGGGCGAGGCGGGACGTGACGGGCGGGGACCGCGGAGCCGACGGGCTGGCGGGGCGGGGAGGTGGGCGTGGCGCTGTGAGCCCCGCCCCCGCGCGGCGGCCAATGGGCGGCGGCACCGCCCGGCGCGCGGGAGATTCGAACGGCGCGACCGGCGGGGCAGGggcgcagcgcggccgccgccgccatggGGGCCTCCGGCAGCGCCCCCGCCACCCCGGCCGTGCCCCGCAACAAGCACCTGGCTCACGTCAGCGACCCCCGCTCCCCCACCGCCGGCATCCTGCGCACCCCCATCGAGGTAGGCGccctcccgccgccgctccccacTGCGTGGCTCCGGCCCGCCGCCCCCACGGCTGCCCTCTCCACAGGTGGTGAGCTCCCCGGCGGGCAGCCCGCAGCCCAGCCCCGCCGAGCCGCCGGCGGACACCGGCCAGGAGAGGGACCCACGGTCGCCCACGCCGGGCATCTCCCGCACGCCCATGAGAGCCGTGTCGAGTGGTGAGTGAAGCCGCCGTGGGCGGGCGGGTTGAGGGGCTGCCTGACCTGACTTAGAGGCTCACCCCGTCCCCCTCCGTCCCCGGCAGACAGCGTGGACCGCCTGGTGAAGCAGCTCAGCGAGGCCTTCGGGGCCGAggccgcggccccggagccggcgCCTCCGGGAGCGGCGGGCCCCGCCGAGGAGCCGGCCCGGCGGAGCTCCCCGCCCGCGGGCCTAGAGGCGGAGAGGCCGCCCTCCCCcagcacggcccggcccggccgccctGCCGGGCACGGCTTCTCCTCGGGTAAGTGCTCGGTGTGGGGGTGACAAGGCTCCGTGTGCCCGGAGAGCTGCGGGGATGGCCTGTGAGCAAGGCGGGGCTCTCGGCACCTTCTGGTTCCGGTGCCTTCTCCAGGCGTGCTCCGCGACAGagcctgtccctgccccccagCTCGGCTGTGTCCCACCGCCTGGAGCCTCTGCGGCTGGGGCACCCCTTGGGAACTGCTACGTTATCGAACAGATTTCTGTCCAGAGATGAGAAAttgtttttaaactgtattcaaAATCAAGAGGTATACGACAACTCTTCCTCTCTCTGAGATGAGGTTTTGACTGGGCAGACCTGCCCAGAGGGACTTTAGAATTTCTCCTTGGGAAGAGCTGCGGAGCAAGGGTGGGCAGCACATCTCTGTGCTAaggctgagcagtgctgagagACTTGGATGCAAACTGTGCTTCAGAAAGCTCTGGGCTGAGCACTGCTCCTCAGAGGAGCGGCTGAGCACTGGAACTGTTCATCCTGGAGAGGAAAATGCTCAGGGGGTATCTTGTTAATAGATACAAATACCTGAAGGAAAGGTAGAAGGGGAAGAgagagccaggctcttttcagtggtgcccagtgatgGAACCAGAGGCAAAGGGGACACAATGGTACACAGTtcctgaacatcaggaaacacttttttttcaccACGAGGGTGACCAAGCAGTGGAGTGGGTTACTCAGAGAGGTTGCGGAATCTTTATCTGTTGAGATATTCAAGAGACTCCTGGAAATGGGCTCTAAGTGACCCTGCTGGAGTAGGTCCTCTAGAGTTCACTTCCAACATCAACATTTCTGTGATTCCTTTGCCTCAAAGCCTTTGGGTAAGTCTTTGATAAAGGCCAGGAGGCATTTAAAATCCAGGACCTTTGAGCCTTGTTGTGATGTGCTGGTGTGTTTCTTTTTGTCAACTAGTGAGCAAGCCCATAAGACACAAGCCCAACAACAAATTCATGGCAACATCTGGAGGAACTGGCCGCTCTCCCCTCAGCATTCTACGAGATGATAATTCTCCCAGTGCTCCCGCCCCTCGCCAGGTAAAGCTTAATGGGTCATGCTGAGGGAGGGAGactgagctgaaaaaaaagccaaatccTTCAATTTCTGTGTCTTGTAGGGTCCCAGTTGAGAATTGTGGCCTCATAGGCCTGTAGAGACCAGTAACGTCACAAATGTTTTTCTGTGGGTCAGTCTTGTCACTAAATGCCTCCGAGTCTTGTTCAATGTCTGTCTTTGGCCTTACTGTGAAATTGCCCATTTCAGTGCATTCTTTTGCTCTAGGCTGTAGAAAAAAGTCACTCCTGTACATTGTCACAAGAGAGACCAAGTTGAATGGCCTGAAAATAGGCTACATATTCTGCTGAGAATTAATTAACCTTCTATTAACTTGTGCTTTATGCtctgtgtttgggtttttatttctcTAGGGCAAGAGGCATGTGGTGGGAGAGAACCTTGGGGAGAAGAAGGATGTGGATCTGAGCAGGAGCATTAAATCTGGGAACTGTGCTTGGAGTGACTTGAACAAGGAGAACCAGCAGTGTTCTTTTGTGGAGAACTAGGATCTCGCTATAATTTGCTCCTATGTTTTGAGAATTTTCTGGAGGGAAGAAATCCTACAATAGACTGAAACCCCAAAGCAGTGGTCACATTTCTTACCTCTCCCAGTTGGGGAAAGatttctccctcctcttcctaGCTTGTCATGTCTAATGTACAGCACAGACTTTGTCTCTTTTATTGTATATCAGTTCTATTGGTTTTTCCATAGAGTTTTTATCTCTAGTAAATAAATGTGTTCGACCTTTGCTGACTGTATGTCCTGATATTGTGCTTGCTCAGCACAAAAAACCACCGTGTGAGATCCAAAATAACATGAGCTGGCATTGTCCATTAATACTGACCTCCTGTTGGTGAGTTATTAAACCTTGTTGATCTCCAGGTCTCTCTAGCAGAGCCTTGGGCCCCCCAGGATGCTACTCTGAGCCAACAAGTGCAATGGGGGCTGAAAAAAAGGCTGTGTCCTGTAACTGAGTAAAATATCCAAGCTTTGAAAGGACACACTTTTATCTCACTATCCCAGCTACAGCATGTGAGGAACACCCTCCCCATGGGATGTGAGCTAAAGCAAGGTCTGTGGATGAGGTGTTGACTGGTTGAGACCAGCAGGCAATATTTACAGGAAAAGAGTTACGTTAGCAGTAGCTCATTGCAATGCTGGAAAGAACACCGCCTGCAGTGCTTCTGTGAGTTTTCTTTATTTGCCTGGGCTATGAAGATCTAAACAGACTTGAAAACATGGGCTGATGGCTACTGGTTAGATAGGGTCACCACACAATGCAGGAGTGAGGCAAAGAGGGAAGGAACAGCAGGAAGCAGACAACAAATaagaataaatatattattCCCTGATATTCTGGCAGGTCTTGAGGGCTACTTTTCTGCCATTTATGCATAGATAAGACTTGAACTaacaaaagaataaatatattcCCTGCTATTCTGGCAGGTCTGAAGGCTGCCTTTCCCCCCCTTTGTGCATAGATAGGACTTGAGCTAAGTGAAAATGAGCCAAATTTACTCTAGCTTTATGTTTGAGGTGGTGCCATAGAAATCTCAAATCCAGTGTGTCTCTGGAGCTGTGTGCATGGATACAGGACAGCTGCACAGAGAAGTTAGGTAGAGTTAAAGCAGGGAGAGAGCTTAGTCTGGGGTGGGTGTTGCATGAGGGGTCCCCTGAAGGAGGAGGATGGGTACCAGTGTGGGTAGAGGTGCTTGAAGGAAGGTGCTGGGCATCTGAATTGTACTGCAAAGTCCTGAGACATAAAGAACAGGTCTTCAagcctgcacaaggctggaaaCTGCTGGGGGTGTTTGGAAGTGGAGAGAAGGGCCAGCTCCCCCTGatcccccttctcctccctgaTCTCCTTTCACTCTGTGAGACTCCTACAAATGACCTGTGTCTAGAGACAAGTGGAAGTGGTAGGTAGGCATTTCTGTTGTGCTCAGCTGATGATACTGTTTTGCATGGGCTCAGGCTGTGGGCCAtgcttctgctgctcttccccTCTCTGCTGCCGTCCTCAGTTCCAAATCTTGAGGAAACTGTCCCAGGAGCCAGTGGCAACAGCCATGCCATCCGCTGTCACCCCCAGGCAGCTCACTCTGTTGTCGTGGCCAGAAAGGATTCCTGTGGCGGGAAAGAAGAGAGGTCAGGGAGTGAAGGGGGGCCTGTGAGAGGTGACAGGGGTGGCCCTGCTGAGGACACACATCGCAGGCTGTGCCTACGCGCCGTGTGTGGCCCTGCCTGTTCCTGCACAGCCTCTTACAGTCAGTACGTGGAGAATAGGAGCAAACGTGCCGAAGAACTTTTTTGTGTGGCGTACAGCCACCACCCAAAGGCTTCTTGGGAAGGTATGGCCAGCTGAATCCTCATACAACTGCTTTCACCCTGGAGTGACGCTCAGACTAAGATAGGATGGGGTCCTTGATAAGGCTGAGAAAAGCAATGCTGTTGGTGGGCTGTGTTTCATGACTTTTCAGAGGGTAGGGGCcacttctgaaagaaaaatgctgtgtGTTCTGTGTCTGAGCATCACAGAGTACCCAAAGATGTTGGATGGAAGCCCAGGTGCACACTTGGCTTTGTGCCTGGCCACCAAGTGGCACTGTGAGTACCTGGAACTAGCAGACTAGGAGGAAGTAGGatattcttttattcttttgatTCTTGTGAGCAGTTTTAGCTAATAGGAACCTTCTTGTCCCCCTTGAAACAATGTTGTTTAAAGGCTTGACTTCCTTAACGTCAAAAACAATAGCTCTTCTAGGCCAGTGAGAGTTGTCCTAGTTCTGGCATGCTCCCTAAGCGTGAGGGAGCTTTGTTGGGTTTCAGTCAGTATAGGATGTCTTCCTATGTTTAGGAAGAATAAGTGCCTTGTTATCCCtaaggcagggacaggaggccttgcagggagggaaagagggacCTCGAGGAGCCACTCACCCACACGCTCTGCTTTCAGCGAGTCCCAGATGTTGCAGTTGAAGTCATCGTATCCAGCAAACAAGAGCCGGCCACTGCGGGAGAGGGCGATGGAAGTGATTCCGCAGATGATGGTCTCATGGGAGTACATGATGAGCTCCTGGTCTGCCCGCAGGTCAAAGAGGCGGCAGGTGGCGTCATCGGAGCCGGTGCAGATGGCTTCGCCATTAGGGAAGAACTGGGAAGGGCACACATGGTGTTTTAATGAGGTTTTCCTCAGATCCTGATGGAATTCCTCAAGTCACCACCCCCCTGCTAACTACCAGGAAGGCTCGGAGGCAGGAAGACCTGGTGGGGCCAGACACTGGATCATAAAATATGAGTCTGCTGAAGGGGAAGACTAATACTTCTTGTAAGGCCTAATAAACCCTTTCCATGCCAAGGAAACAAATGGCCTAAGCTGTTGCAAGATATCTCAGTGCTTGAGAAAGGATTATTTTAACTCTAGCTGTTAGGCTGGCCTTGACAAGTGTCCACCCATTATCCCCCAGCTGAGGTCTGACATAATTCTGGCTACCAGAGCCTTCCTCTGT carries:
- the CDCA3 gene encoding cell division cycle-associated protein 3 encodes the protein MGASGSAPATPAVPRNKHLAHVSDPRSPTAGILRTPIEVVSSPAGSPQPSPAEPPADTGQERDPRSPTPGISRTPMRAVSSDSVDRLVKQLSEAFGAEAAAPEPAPPGAAGPAEEPARRSSPPAGLEAERPPSPSTARPGRPAGHGFSSVSKPIRHKPNNKFMATSGGTGRSPLSILRDDNSPSAPAPRQGKRHVVGENLGEKKDVDLSRSIKSGNCAWSDLNKENQQCSFVEN